From one Nitrospira sp. MA-1 genomic stretch:
- a CDS encoding Ppx/GppA phosphatase family protein, with the protein MQRLAVIDIGTNSIHMVLAEIGKGFSYKIVDRIKEMARLGDGTFTSHRLSPEAMDRGLTVLKRFSLLATNKGFDPILPIATSAVREAKNGGDFLKLVRKELGLRVRVITGEEEARLIYLGVRNSMDLSKFPAMIVDIGGGSVELMACTQKRLQFVRSLKLGAIRLKDQFLKSDPPDKKMVQRVERLVSQTLKKSLSKKRFTHCQQLVATSGMAGNLAEIIYLARTGRPLPQIDMATIELDEIREVEALLRTKDTPTRLKIPGLDPRRVDTLYPGVLMLRLLMEHLGVKQVRLSDKAIREGVIYDFIQQHQDGLRAEQEIPHVRRRQVLLLARRYQFPKVHAHHVAKLALSLFDQTQSMHHLGEREREWLEYAAFLHDIGHHIRENKHHKHTYYLITHADLPGFSSEEVGIIANVARYHRRGQPNPKHAGYRLLDRDQRRVVSSLSAILRIADGLDRSHFSVVKKIHVEPGEPLCLHVSFRYDPELELWTTERRKKFFEKNFHCRIELKAAAVASKNVA; encoded by the coding sequence ATGCAACGCCTTGCGGTTATTGATATCGGAACTAATTCCATTCACATGGTCCTGGCTGAAATAGGAAAGGGTTTTTCGTACAAGATTGTCGATCGTATAAAGGAAATGGCCCGATTAGGGGACGGGACCTTTACGTCCCATCGACTGTCCCCGGAGGCCATGGACCGTGGGTTGACGGTTTTAAAACGGTTTTCCCTGCTAGCCACGAACAAAGGATTTGATCCCATACTTCCGATTGCCACCAGTGCGGTCCGAGAGGCAAAAAATGGAGGAGATTTTTTGAAGCTCGTTCGGAAAGAGCTTGGGCTCAGAGTGCGCGTGATCACCGGAGAGGAAGAAGCGCGACTGATTTATTTAGGTGTCAGGAATAGTATGGATCTCTCAAAGTTTCCGGCCATGATTGTGGATATTGGCGGTGGATCCGTGGAATTGATGGCATGTACGCAAAAGCGGTTACAGTTTGTGCGAAGTCTTAAGTTAGGTGCGATCCGGTTGAAAGATCAATTTCTCAAGTCCGATCCTCCTGATAAAAAAATGGTTCAGCGCGTCGAACGTCTCGTGAGCCAGACTCTGAAGAAATCCTTATCGAAGAAACGCTTCACTCACTGTCAGCAACTGGTAGCGACATCGGGTATGGCGGGGAACCTTGCTGAAATAATTTATTTAGCTCGAACCGGGCGCCCCCTGCCACAAATTGACATGGCCACCATCGAACTTGATGAAATCAGGGAGGTTGAGGCACTCCTTAGAACAAAAGATACGCCGACACGATTGAAGATTCCCGGCCTGGATCCCCGACGAGTTGATACGCTCTATCCCGGCGTCCTGATGTTGCGTCTACTTATGGAGCATCTCGGGGTCAAACAGGTGCGTCTCAGTGATAAAGCGATTAGGGAAGGTGTGATTTATGATTTCATCCAACAGCATCAGGATGGTTTGCGGGCGGAACAGGAAATTCCGCATGTTCGCCGCCGCCAAGTGTTATTGCTAGCCCGGCGATATCAATTTCCCAAAGTTCATGCTCATCATGTTGCGAAGTTGGCATTAAGCTTATTCGACCAGACCCAATCCATGCATCATCTTGGAGAAAGGGAGCGGGAATGGTTGGAATATGCGGCTTTTCTTCATGACATCGGGCATCATATCCGTGAGAATAAACATCACAAGCATACGTACTATTTAATCACCCATGCGGATCTTCCCGGATTTTCTTCTGAGGAGGTAGGCATTATCGCCAATGTGGCGCGGTATCATCGACGGGGTCAACCAAATCCCAAGCATGCGGGATATCGGCTCTTGGATCGCGATCAAAGACGGGTTGTATCTAGTCTTAGTGCTATTTTACGAATTGCAGATGGTTTGGATCGCAGTCACTTCTCGGTCGTTAAGAAAATTCATGTTGAACCTGGCGAACCTCTGTGTCTGCACGTGTCTTTCCGGTACGACCCGGAATTGGAATTGTGGACGACCGAGCGACGAAAAAAGTTTTTTGAGAAAAATTTTCATTGTCGAATTGAACTCAAGGCTGCAGCTGTGGCATCAAAAAATGTGGCATAA
- the modC gene encoding molybdenum ABC transporter ATP-binding protein, giving the protein MSELTARFEVAFPSFHLQVKASVPAEGITVVFGPSGCGKTTFLRCLAGLERSPTGFLALGEHVWQDESNNNFLPLSQRPVGYVFQEPRLFPHLSVRSNLLYGWKRIPESQRRISLDQVVEILGLDSLLERRPTHLSGGEQQRVAIGRALLTSPRLLLMDEPLSSLDVQRKREIITFIQRLDKEFRIPIIYVSHALHEVVQLARTLILLKEGSVAAIGPLAEVFSQVGSRRVIPDSHIGAVIDTRVAEHDVEFGLTTLNFSGGQLSVPHQHSSIGESLRVQILARDVSLVASPPAFQTSVLNVLEATVLEIGPIESGQPFVDIKLDIGCPLLATITRKSLTALQLHPGQKVHAQIKAVALTHDSLE; this is encoded by the coding sequence ATGAGTGAGTTGACAGCCAGATTCGAGGTAGCTTTTCCCTCATTCCACCTGCAGGTGAAGGCCAGTGTCCCCGCCGAGGGGATCACGGTCGTATTCGGTCCTTCCGGATGCGGTAAGACCACCTTCTTGCGCTGTCTCGCCGGATTGGAACGATCGCCGACCGGCTTTCTCGCCTTGGGAGAGCACGTCTGGCAGGATGAGTCCAACAATAATTTTCTTCCACTTTCCCAACGTCCGGTTGGTTACGTCTTTCAAGAGCCTCGCTTGTTCCCTCATTTGAGCGTTCGATCAAACTTGCTGTACGGATGGAAACGGATACCGGAATCGCAGCGTCGTATTTCACTCGATCAGGTCGTCGAGATCCTGGGTTTAGACTCGTTGTTGGAACGCAGGCCAACCCATCTGTCTGGCGGAGAACAGCAACGAGTGGCCATTGGCCGCGCTTTATTAACCAGCCCGCGCCTGCTCCTCATGGACGAACCGCTCAGCTCCCTTGATGTTCAACGAAAGCGGGAAATCATAACATTTATCCAACGGCTGGATAAGGAATTCAGGATACCCATTATCTATGTGAGTCATGCGCTGCATGAAGTGGTGCAACTCGCCAGGACTCTCATCCTGCTGAAGGAGGGGAGCGTGGCCGCAATCGGACCTCTTGCTGAAGTGTTTTCTCAAGTAGGCAGTCGTCGCGTCATCCCGGACAGCCACATTGGTGCAGTCATTGACACTCGTGTAGCGGAGCATGATGTGGAATTCGGGCTTACCACTCTCAATTTTTCCGGCGGTCAATTGTCAGTGCCCCATCAACATTCATCCATAGGAGAATCATTGCGAGTACAAATTCTTGCCCGGGATGTCAGTCTTGTGGCAAGCCCTCCGGCATTCCAAACCAGTGTGCTGAATGTGTTAGAGGCGACGGTTCTGGAAATCGGCCCCATCGAGTCTGGTCAACCCTTTGTCGATATCAAATTGGATATTGGTTGTCCCTTGCTGGCCACCATTACCCGAAAATCATTAACGGCTCTCCAACTCCATCCCGGTCAAAAAGTCCACGCCCAAATCAAAGCAGTGGCCCTCACTCACGATTCCCTGGAATAA
- a CDS encoding porin — MRTVRWLIITGLFVMVGGGPGELLAAEPLCLNEPKEDLQCIPGPKTLEERLETLEQKQRDSDRLRELDRQREDRLAKEALVVGADQNGVFLRSANRAFELRFAGYAQVDGRFFFGDTTQSNVTNTFEVRRFRPILRGTLYRYISFKLMPDFGQGQVRLMDGYIGFDYWPALRLRAGKFKPPVSLERLQSSADIMFIERGLTENLVPNRDIGVQLYGDLIENRLAYQVGVFNGVRDDTSSTGGSITGFDSNNDKDYMVRLFAKPFLGTDVEWLQGLQAGVSGTWGRDNFTPSNFRTPATGSDSITFFRYRGGVRASGVRYRLSPQAYYAWGPLGVLGEYVLNAQDLRTSGGTEKRLTNRAWQVAVSYVLTGENASFNGVQPRRPFNPPQGAWGAVEFAARYQELLVDRKAFPVFADSAASARKARVWTVGINWHLARRIKVMLNFEHGIFDGGAPNNKNFEQENALFTRFQVGW; from the coding sequence TTGCGAACGGTTCGTTGGCTGATCATTACAGGACTCTTCGTGATGGTGGGGGGAGGACCGGGAGAGCTTCTTGCGGCGGAGCCTTTGTGCCTGAACGAACCGAAGGAAGATCTTCAATGCATACCCGGTCCCAAAACCCTGGAGGAGCGTTTGGAAACATTGGAACAGAAGCAACGGGATTCCGACCGTCTTCGGGAATTGGATCGACAACGTGAAGATCGGTTGGCGAAAGAAGCGCTAGTGGTGGGAGCCGATCAGAATGGCGTTTTCTTACGTTCGGCAAATCGTGCCTTTGAACTGCGATTCGCGGGATATGCCCAAGTGGATGGTCGGTTCTTTTTTGGTGACACGACCCAATCGAATGTCACCAATACGTTCGAAGTCCGGCGTTTTAGACCTATTCTTCGAGGGACCCTGTATCGTTACATCAGTTTCAAGCTGATGCCGGATTTCGGCCAGGGGCAAGTGAGGCTGATGGATGGGTATATAGGCTTTGATTATTGGCCGGCACTTCGCTTGCGTGCGGGAAAATTCAAGCCTCCTGTAAGTTTGGAAAGGCTTCAGTCCAGTGCCGACATCATGTTTATCGAGCGTGGTTTGACGGAGAATCTCGTTCCAAATCGCGACATCGGGGTGCAACTCTATGGGGATTTGATTGAAAACCGTCTGGCATATCAGGTTGGCGTCTTCAATGGTGTGAGGGACGACACATCCAGCACAGGTGGTTCGATCACAGGTTTCGACTCGAACAACGATAAGGACTACATGGTACGTCTGTTTGCCAAGCCCTTCCTGGGTACCGACGTGGAATGGTTGCAGGGATTACAGGCGGGAGTGAGCGGTACTTGGGGCCGGGATAATTTTACTCCATCAAATTTCCGCACCCCTGCCACCGGAAGCGATAGCATCACTTTTTTCCGGTATCGGGGCGGGGTGAGGGCCTCTGGTGTCCGGTATCGGCTGTCGCCGCAAGCGTATTATGCCTGGGGACCCTTGGGAGTACTCGGGGAATATGTTTTGAATGCCCAGGACCTTCGAACCTCAGGGGGAACCGAAAAACGGTTAACCAATCGGGCCTGGCAGGTGGCAGTGTCCTATGTCTTGACCGGCGAGAACGCATCTTTTAATGGGGTGCAGCCCCGGCGACCATTCAACCCGCCTCAAGGCGCCTGGGGAGCCGTGGAATTTGCGGCCCGATATCAGGAATTACTGGTGGACCGGAAGGCCTTTCCGGTGTTTGCCGATTCTGCTGCCAGCGCGAGAAAAGCCAGGGTCTGGACGGTGGGAATCAATTGGCACCTGGCCCGTCGGATTAAGGTCATGTTGAATTTTGAACATGGTATTTTCGATGGTGGGGCTCCAAACAATAAAAACTTTGAGCAGGAAAACGCCCTGTTCACCCGATTCCAGGTGGGTTGGTAG
- a CDS encoding inorganic phosphate transporter: MADFSILLILVIGLALLFDFSNGWHDSANAVATVVSTRVLSPVSAVLFAGVLNVIGAFMSTAVAKMVGKGIIDPAAINDVVIISALGGAIVWNFITLRMGLPSSSSHALIGAMVGAGFIHGGVEVLQGEGLMKVMEAMVSSPLLGFLVAFFLMVGLSWAFFRTSRGRAMRLFRRLQLLSAGFMALSHGANDAQKAMGIITLALLSAGHIPSAEVPKWVIISCALSMGLGTALGGWKIIRTLGMRIAKLDPVHGFAAETGAGVVLMVTAHIGLPVSTTHTITSSVMGVGAVNRLSAVRWGVTRRIAYAWIFTLPGSALLAVAFYLLLAAFL, encoded by the coding sequence GTGGCTGATTTCAGCATCCTCCTCATTTTGGTCATCGGGCTCGCCCTCCTGTTTGATTTTTCAAATGGCTGGCATGATAGTGCCAATGCTGTGGCTACTGTCGTGTCGACTCGGGTCCTGAGCCCTGTCTCGGCTGTCCTTTTTGCCGGGGTCCTGAATGTCATCGGGGCCTTTATGTCTACCGCGGTAGCCAAGATGGTGGGGAAGGGAATTATCGATCCTGCCGCAATCAATGATGTGGTCATTATTTCGGCGTTAGGGGGAGCGATTGTTTGGAATTTTATTACCTTGCGTATGGGGTTGCCTTCCAGTTCCTCCCATGCCCTGATTGGAGCCATGGTCGGCGCAGGATTTATTCATGGTGGGGTTGAGGTTTTGCAGGGTGAAGGATTGATGAAGGTCATGGAGGCCATGGTCTCTTCTCCTTTATTAGGGTTTCTTGTGGCTTTTTTTCTCATGGTTGGATTGAGCTGGGCTTTCTTCCGGACTTCGCGAGGAAGGGCTATGAGGTTATTCCGCCGTCTTCAATTATTATCAGCCGGGTTTATGGCGTTGAGTCATGGAGCAAATGACGCACAAAAAGCGATGGGGATTATTACCTTGGCTTTGCTTTCCGCCGGACATATTCCTTCTGCTGAAGTGCCCAAATGGGTTATTATTTCCTGCGCACTTTCTATGGGGTTGGGGACGGCCCTGGGTGGGTGGAAGATCATTCGAACCCTGGGGATGCGAATCGCCAAATTAGATCCTGTCCATGGGTTTGCCGCCGAAACCGGGGCCGGCGTGGTATTGATGGTTACAGCCCATATTGGGTTACCTGTCAGCACGACTCACACGATTACCTCTTCGGTCATGGGCGTGGGGGCGGTGAATCGGTTGTCGGCGGTTCGTTGGGGAGTGACCAGACGAATTGCCTATGCGTGGATCTTTACACTTCCCGGTTCGGCGCTCTTAGCCGTTGCCTTTTACCTCCTGCTGGCCGCATTCCTCTAG
- a CDS encoding alginate export family protein: protein MEKGASHVKVWMLTALGMALVISCTVVLAAEPTTSHPTSIASEKGEAFGDFFKEVKERAETQNGKNWKETADASLIQDKETQWDRYLKAAMGLPDFVDLGIENRTRFESVSHPWRSTAKIGGGRTDSQLALRTRVRFGLGNGPLRFLFEGQDSREYGAQTGGFVNNTTVDEWDILQLFGSLTVDDVLGSGLRTDLHFGRMTLDLGSRRYVARNDFRNTQNAFDGLHWQIGKADTWRFRTFITEPVIREEVKLDEQNKKFLFWGAYVENLQISWMNINIFYYGLNDQRQQNKNFHRTYGTYGFRLFKDSAIGEFDYELEGAVQVGQLGQVDHFAYNPNAQVGYTFNVPWTPQFLVQYTYASGTRTPGGSQNGTFDPLFGARRWDLMATGIFGPFLRSNISSPGWRLVAKPVNNVTMQIKQRFWYLAQGGAVNGGILLQDPSGGAGNYLGHDIELRATWTVSQNLEFDAGYDHWFKGSYFKRLPASANLPQGGDKDTDYFYLSMRIRL from the coding sequence ATGGAGAAAGGGGCGAGTCACGTGAAGGTCTGGATGTTGACTGCATTAGGAATGGCCTTGGTGATTTCTTGCACGGTGGTTTTGGCGGCGGAACCGACGACTTCACATCCCACTTCCATAGCTAGTGAAAAAGGGGAAGCGTTTGGGGATTTTTTTAAAGAGGTTAAAGAACGAGCAGAAACACAGAACGGAAAAAACTGGAAGGAAACGGCTGATGCTTCGCTCATCCAGGACAAAGAGACTCAATGGGATCGGTATCTGAAGGCGGCCATGGGCCTGCCGGATTTTGTTGATTTGGGAATTGAAAACCGGACCCGATTCGAAAGTGTCAGTCATCCCTGGCGATCCACTGCAAAAATTGGGGGGGGACGAACGGATTCCCAGCTGGCCCTCAGGACTAGGGTGCGCTTTGGACTGGGAAATGGTCCTCTCCGGTTCCTCTTTGAAGGTCAGGATTCTCGTGAGTACGGAGCGCAGACTGGAGGCTTTGTGAATAACACCACGGTCGATGAATGGGACATTTTACAATTGTTCGGGTCATTGACCGTGGACGATGTGTTAGGAAGCGGATTGCGAACGGACTTGCATTTCGGCCGCATGACCCTGGATTTGGGAAGCCGTCGGTATGTCGCCCGCAATGACTTCCGAAATACCCAGAATGCCTTCGACGGCCTGCATTGGCAAATTGGGAAAGCCGATACTTGGCGATTCCGCACCTTTATTACCGAACCGGTTATTCGTGAGGAGGTCAAACTCGACGAGCAGAATAAAAAATTTTTATTTTGGGGCGCATATGTGGAAAACCTTCAGATCTCCTGGATGAATATCAATATCTTTTATTACGGATTAAACGATCAACGACAACAAAATAAGAATTTTCATCGTACGTATGGGACGTATGGATTTCGCCTATTCAAGGATTCTGCCATTGGTGAATTCGATTATGAATTAGAGGGGGCCGTTCAAGTGGGACAATTAGGGCAGGTCGATCATTTTGCCTATAATCCCAATGCCCAAGTTGGATATACGTTTAATGTGCCCTGGACTCCTCAATTTTTGGTGCAATATACCTATGCCAGCGGAACTCGCACGCCGGGAGGAAGTCAGAACGGAACGTTTGATCCTCTGTTTGGGGCTCGGCGTTGGGATTTGATGGCGACGGGAATTTTCGGACCATTTCTCCGGTCCAACATCAGTTCCCCCGGTTGGAGGTTGGTTGCTAAGCCTGTCAATAACGTAACCATGCAAATCAAGCAGCGATTCTGGTATTTGGCTCAAGGCGGTGCCGTGAATGGGGGGATCCTTTTACAAGATCCCTCAGGAGGGGCAGGAAACTATTTGGGGCATGATATTGAATTACGTGCGACGTGGACCGTCAGCCAAAACCTTGAATTTGATGCCGGGTATGACCATTGGTTTAAAGGATCGTATTTTAAGCGGCTGCCCGCTTCGGCGAATCTGCCTCAAGGCGGGGACAAGGATACGGATTATTTTTATCTTTCCATGCGCATCAGATTGTGA
- the modA gene encoding molybdate ABC transporter substrate-binding protein, with amino-acid sequence MFLRVHAFILMFFFYVCVTTAAAEEVRVAVAANFLATLNEIITSFQKDMGHTILVSSGSSGKLYAQIKNGAPFDVLFSADAERPQLLEREGLAVKGSRFVYSVGRLTLWSSDSNLVQGEAHHLLSGGHFDHLAIANPKTAPYGRAAEQTLKKMGLWDSLKARIVQGENIGQAFQFVYSKNAQLGFVALSQVVDPKINGSGSRWDVPTSFHDSLEQEAVLLTTGQNHAGARAFLDYVKGEKSRAIIERFGYGLP; translated from the coding sequence ATGTTTCTCCGCGTCCATGCTTTTATCCTCATGTTCTTTTTTTATGTTTGTGTCACGACGGCCGCCGCCGAGGAAGTCAGGGTGGCCGTTGCCGCGAATTTTTTGGCGACTCTTAACGAAATTATCACGAGTTTTCAGAAAGACATGGGGCACACGATACTGGTCAGTTCCGGATCGAGCGGAAAACTCTATGCACAAATCAAAAACGGTGCACCGTTCGATGTCTTGTTTTCAGCAGATGCCGAGCGTCCACAATTGTTGGAAAGAGAAGGTTTGGCCGTTAAGGGAAGCCGATTTGTTTACTCTGTGGGGCGTCTGACTTTATGGAGTTCGGATTCGAACCTGGTTCAAGGGGAGGCACATCATCTCCTCTCAGGTGGGCACTTCGATCATCTGGCCATTGCCAATCCGAAGACGGCGCCCTATGGCAGGGCTGCGGAACAAACACTCAAGAAGATGGGCCTCTGGGATTCCCTCAAGGCTCGGATCGTTCAGGGGGAAAACATCGGACAGGCTTTTCAATTCGTGTATTCAAAGAACGCCCAACTTGGTTTCGTCGCCCTTTCCCAAGTAGTGGATCCAAAAATCAACGGAAGCGGCAGCCGGTGGGATGTGCCAACTTCTTTTCACGATTCACTCGAACAGGAAGCGGTCCTGTTAACAACTGGACAAAATCATGCAGGTGCCAGAGCCTTTTTGGATTATGTCAAAGGGGAGAAAAGCCGGGCCATTATTGAGCGATTTGGCTATGGACTGCCATAA
- a CDS encoding polymer-forming cytoskeletal protein: MAETYQTGALQVSTAGLEEEGYQMYLGQKCRLSGVLKVQGMARIDGFVEGEIYGNDLIQVGKDGKLEATVKAKDIVAQGPLRGDFVALQKIQLLAPATLEGKIDAPVFLLEEGVFVNGLLKMGMVRPAVS, encoded by the coding sequence ATGGCAGAAACCTATCAAACAGGCGCATTGCAGGTTTCCACGGCTGGGCTTGAGGAGGAAGGGTATCAAATGTATTTAGGTCAGAAGTGCCGATTGAGCGGTGTGTTGAAAGTCCAGGGGATGGCGCGGATCGATGGATTTGTCGAAGGGGAGATCTATGGAAACGATTTGATTCAAGTGGGAAAAGATGGAAAACTTGAAGCCACAGTGAAAGCTAAAGACATTGTGGCCCAAGGTCCTCTTCGAGGGGACTTCGTTGCTCTCCAGAAGATACAGTTGCTGGCTCCGGCAACATTGGAAGGGAAAATCGATGCTCCGGTTTTTCTGTTAGAAGAAGGTGTTTTTGTCAATGGACTGTTGAAAATGGGGATGGTGCGTCCTGCGGTCTCATAA
- a CDS encoding MEDS domain-containing protein: MELTNDRDRFRGGVSREGHRPIRLAGSVLGAQRHVCAFFHNPAEQYRILLPFIKEGFECGDRAFHVVDPKLREEHLRRLESAGIAVTATQHLRQLEVATVEETFLRGGRFNPEALLGLIQETLKTGAALGFPLTRFVANVAERILEDGSNADEWIKCESRLNSILPQYDDPLICVYDLAKFGGDLVVDMLRTHPMVIIGGLLQENPFFVPPDEFLGQLRERGATQMS, from the coding sequence ATGGAGCTCACCAATGACCGAGACAGGTTTCGCGGCGGAGTCTCACGTGAGGGCCACCGACCGATTCGGTTAGCCGGTTCGGTGCTTGGCGCGCAACGTCATGTCTGTGCCTTCTTTCACAACCCTGCCGAACAGTATCGGATACTGCTTCCGTTCATTAAGGAGGGATTCGAGTGCGGCGACCGTGCTTTCCATGTCGTCGATCCCAAGTTGCGGGAGGAACACCTTCGGCGATTGGAGTCCGCCGGCATCGCCGTGACGGCGACGCAGCATCTCCGCCAACTCGAGGTAGCAACGGTGGAGGAGACCTTTCTGCGTGGTGGGCGGTTCAACCCCGAGGCTTTGCTCGGCCTCATTCAGGAAACGCTCAAAACCGGAGCCGCGCTTGGCTTCCCACTCACTCGATTTGTCGCCAACGTCGCGGAGAGAATCCTTGAGGACGGGTCCAACGCCGATGAGTGGATCAAGTGTGAGTCACGGCTGAACTCAATCTTGCCTCAGTACGACGACCCCCTCATCTGCGTGTATGATCTTGCCAAGTTTGGCGGAGACCTCGTCGTCGACATGCTGCGGACGCATCCGATGGTCATCATCGGCGGTCTCCTTCAGGAGAATCCATTCTTCGTTCCCCCTGATGAGTTTCTTGGGCAGCTACGGGAACGCGGTGCCACGCAGATGAGTTGA
- the sixA gene encoding phosphohistidine phosphatase SixA yields MNCLLLRHGIAVNPEEWDRSEGERPLTKEGIAKTEQVAAGLKRIGMKPTHLLCSPLIRTQQTAEITKKTLQIKATIQLCPELVYDQSPMRLFPILQGYPHDAVVMCVGHEPHLGQTAALMIFGKNCSGFAVKKAGGCLISFEGKVEIGRGYLEWWMAPAQLRALR; encoded by the coding sequence ATGAATTGTCTTCTACTTCGCCATGGCATTGCTGTTAATCCAGAAGAATGGGACCGCTCTGAAGGGGAACGCCCTCTTACCAAAGAAGGTATTGCCAAAACCGAACAAGTCGCTGCAGGACTCAAACGAATTGGAATGAAGCCCACACATCTGTTGTGCAGTCCGTTAATCCGTACGCAACAAACCGCTGAGATTACCAAGAAGACTCTGCAGATCAAGGCAACCATTCAGCTTTGTCCCGAGCTGGTATATGACCAATCCCCCATGCGACTATTTCCCATTTTACAGGGATACCCACACGATGCAGTTGTCATGTGCGTCGGGCATGAACCCCATCTTGGACAAACGGCGGCATTAATGATTTTTGGAAAGAATTGCTCGGGCTTTGCCGTCAAAAAGGCTGGTGGCTGCCTTATTTCTTTTGAGGGAAAGGTCGAAATAGGTCGGGGATATTTAGAATGGTGGATGGCCCCTGCGCAGCTCAGAGCACTGCGCTAG
- a CDS encoding histidine phosphatase family protein, producing MYLVRHAEAKKNVVYVPWTSEKELDTLTVEGQRQAVAIGKFLMNKGIVAILSSSAGRTRETAKAIGQVIGLKEGYEIDPAFGSLRGGESQDGNQISWASR from the coding sequence GTGTATCTTGTACGACATGCTGAAGCAAAGAAAAATGTGGTGTACGTACCCTGGACTTCAGAGAAAGAGCTGGACACGCTGACAGTTGAAGGGCAAAGACAGGCGGTCGCAATAGGAAAATTTCTCATGAATAAAGGCATTGTTGCCATTCTGAGTTCTTCTGCGGGTCGAACGCGTGAGACCGCTAAAGCTATAGGCCAGGTCATTGGATTGAAGGAAGGTTATGAGATTGATCCGGCTTTTGGCTCTTTGCGTGGGGGAGAAAGTCAGGATGGGAATCAGATTTCATGGGCCTCTCGATAG
- a CDS encoding DUF47 family protein, with amino-acid sequence MFSFMPRESGFFDLFEQASQNVVEAGQCLKNLMKSFNEPQKQIQHIKDLEHKGDGFTHDIVFKLNKTFITPLDREDIHELASALDDILDEIDAVAELFLVFKIQRPTPTALRLSEILHESVLEVGKGIYLMRQKKWDMKECGIRVNTLENEADRVLREAISILFEEEEDPKTVMKWKEIYENFEKGTDSCEDVLNVLERIALKHG; translated from the coding sequence ATGTTTAGTTTTATGCCTCGGGAAAGCGGATTCTTTGATTTATTTGAGCAAGCGTCCCAAAACGTGGTGGAAGCAGGACAATGTTTGAAAAATTTAATGAAATCCTTTAACGAACCCCAAAAACAAATTCAACATATTAAGGACTTGGAGCACAAGGGAGACGGATTTACCCATGACATTGTCTTTAAATTGAATAAAACATTTATCACGCCATTGGATCGTGAAGACATCCATGAGCTTGCCAGTGCGCTTGATGATATTCTTGATGAAATTGATGCAGTGGCCGAGTTGTTCCTGGTATTTAAGATTCAACGCCCCACTCCTACGGCATTAAGGCTTTCGGAGATTCTCCATGAGTCGGTCTTGGAGGTCGGAAAGGGGATTTACCTAATGCGACAAAAAAAATGGGATATGAAGGAGTGTGGCATCCGGGTGAATACTTTGGAAAATGAAGCCGATCGGGTTCTTCGGGAAGCGATCTCGATATTGTTTGAAGAGGAGGAGGATCCCAAAACGGTGATGAAATGGAAAGAAATTTATGAGAATTTTGAGAAGGGAACCGATTCCTGTGAAGATGTGCTGAATGTCCTGGAACGCATTGCCCTGAAACACGGATAA
- the modB gene encoding molybdate ABC transporter permease subunit, producing the protein MTLSEVDLGPLWLTLRLAGVTVIVLLIIGTPLAWWLAHTRSRARTAIEAIVAMPLVLPPTVLGFYLLVLLGPHGWIGSASQAVTGSALSFTFTGLVIASALYSLPFVVQPLHGAFESIGRKPLEAAWSLRASKLDTFLTIVSPMASRGYLTAIVLGFAHTLGEFGVVLMVGGNIPGRTKVLSIAIYDHVEVLEYTQAHVLSAGLLVFSFLVLLMVYTVNRRLPIHVS; encoded by the coding sequence ATGACATTATCTGAGGTGGATTTAGGACCTCTCTGGTTGACCTTGCGCCTGGCCGGAGTGACGGTGATCGTGCTTCTGATCATTGGAACGCCGCTTGCCTGGTGGCTTGCACATACCCGATCCCGAGCCAGGACGGCCATTGAGGCAATTGTCGCCATGCCTCTCGTATTGCCCCCCACCGTGCTCGGATTTTATTTACTTGTCTTATTGGGTCCGCATGGATGGATCGGGAGCGCCTCGCAGGCGGTAACCGGATCGGCGCTTTCGTTCACCTTTACCGGACTCGTCATTGCTTCTGCCTTGTATTCGCTCCCTTTCGTCGTTCAACCCTTGCATGGTGCCTTTGAGTCAATCGGGAGAAAGCCGTTAGAGGCGGCCTGGTCTCTCAGAGCCTCAAAGCTCGACACATTTCTGACCATTGTTTCCCCCATGGCCTCTCGCGGCTATCTCACGGCGATTGTCCTTGGATTCGCACATACCCTTGGCGAGTTTGGTGTGGTCTTGATGGTGGGAGGGAATATTCCAGGGAGAACGAAGGTACTCTCCATTGCCATATACGACCATGTGGAAGTGTTGGAATATACCCAGGCTCATGTCCTGTCCGCAGGGCTTCTTGTCTTTTCATTTCTGGTCCTTCTTATGGTCTATACGGTGAACCGCCGCTTGCCTATCCACGTCTCATGA